A window from Variovorax sp. PBL-E5 encodes these proteins:
- the rpsT gene encoding 30S ribosomal protein S20, with protein sequence MASAKPKKKNPRLASGRKRVRQDVKLNAANTSLRSKYRTAVKNVEKAVLAGDKTKAAELFAKAQSIVDTVADKGIFHKNKAARDKSRLSAKVKNLALAPEKAAA encoded by the coding sequence ATGGCATCCGCCAAGCCCAAGAAAAAGAACCCGCGCCTCGCGTCGGGCCGTAAGCGCGTCCGCCAGGACGTCAAGCTCAACGCCGCGAACACCTCGCTGCGCTCCAAATACCGCACCGCCGTGAAGAATGTCGAAAAGGCCGTGCTGGCCGGCGACAAGACCAAGGCGGCCGAACTCTTCGCGAAGGCCCAGAGCATCGTCGACACCGTCGCCGACAAGGGCATCTTCCACAAGAACAAGGCAGCGCGCGACAAGAGCCGCCTGTCGGCCAAGGTCAAGAACCTGGCCCTCGCCCCTGAAAAGGCCGCCGCCTGA